A single region of the Silene latifolia isolate original U9 population chromosome 8, ASM4854445v1, whole genome shotgun sequence genome encodes:
- the LOC141594696 gene encoding uncharacterized protein LOC141594696: MTKLSVSAPNIEKLSLVLIDDYQWNDPPSLYLPNLTNLNLYTDDAFRLDIIDVSSVRDINIHYSFYGMYRKCYDPLTANEMLVRKFEGTEVFRLSRDPSKEFDASTNLLGVEFLSPYVTPQLKTITVHGYWKSWKGQLRLIEFLLKGATVLDKLVIVLMKHRLKEAEELEFINQVLSFPKASPSARVIFA; the protein is encoded by the exons ATGACGAAGCTAAGTGTTAGTGCTCCAAACATTGAAAAATTATCTCTTGTTCTTATTGATGACTATCAGTGGAACGATCCCCCGTCGCTTTATTTACCCAACCTTACAAATTTGAATTTGTATACTGATGATGCTTTCCGACTAGACATCATCGACGTTTCATCTGTTCGCGATATCAACATCCATTATAGTTTCTATGGTATGTATCGTAAGTGCTACGACCCGCTTACAGCAAATGAAATGTTGGTTCGGAAGTTTGAAGGTACTGAAGTTTTTCGACTGTCAAGGGATCCTTCCAAG GAATTCGATGCCTCTACCAACTTGCTCGGAGTAGAATTTCTTTCTCCTTATGTGACACCACAACTTAAGACCATCACCGTGCATGGCTATTGGAAATCTTGGAAGGGTCAGCTTCGACTAATAGAATTTTTGCTCAAAGGCGCAACTGTTTTGGACAAATTGGTAATTGTCCTCATGAAGCATCGattaaaggaagcagaggagctTGAATTCATTAACCAAGTCTTGAGCTTCCCGAAGGCCTCGCCAAGTGCCAGGGTAATCTTTGCTTGA
- the LOC141594697 gene encoding putative F-box/LRR-repeat protein At5g41630: MEFCPQKHICSSKEDRDRLSELPDEVIINILSCMPTIDAVRTVLLRRFGNLWTFIHTLNFDYAEFRDKLGTKGNTQHKWFCRFIHNVLMLHQNLSINTFDLCIEFDKAAVDDLREWFRFALDRQAKEIRLSGEIYDAEFNIDCSSMLPNLTSQFLVTLDLMYCDLEGELQVNLGSLKKLSLYWVDMSDEIFERFISGCPSLQELVIENPYWTNDLSFSAPNIAKLSLFLTCDIQLSYPFSLNFPNLKSLYLEIDFWELNIIDVSSVRDIYVKYFKVPVNLNLNGDESFTTKKMFGKLENIEVFQLSNDASKPFLYAIQDVQLLRHKWKHIVLELQELSNRCLLGIYHLMTSLKHLEELDIYTTKTFNARTYLQRLPSPYVTPQLKTITLYGYGRTWRNQLQLIEFLLKRAAVLDKLVIVPMKGHQLKAEKKLEFVKDVANFRRASPSVRVVFA; this comes from the exons ATGGAATTTTGTCCTCAAAAGCATATATGTTCGTCAAAGGAAGACCGAGATAGGTTGAGTGAATTGCCAGATGAGGTAATTATTAACATTCTCTCATGTATGCCTACAATAGATGCTGTTAGAACTGTTTTACTTCGTCGTTTCGGAAACCTTTGGACCTTTATTCATACCCTTAACTTTGACTATGCTGAATTTCGGGACAAGTTAGGTACTAAGGGAAACACCCAACATAAGTGGTTCTGTCGTTTCATCCACAATGTGCTGATGCTTCACCAAAATCTCTCTATTAATACATTTGATCTTTGTATAGAGTTCGACAAGGCGGCTGTGGATGATTTGAGAGAATGGTTTAGGTTTGCGTTGGATAGACAAGCCAAGGAAATCAGATTATCCGGTGAAATTTATGACGCTGAATTTAATATTGATTGCAGTTCGATGTTGCCTAACCTTACGAGCCAATTTCTAGTTACACTTGATCTCATGTACTGCGATTTAGAGGGAGAATTGCAAGTTAATTTGGGATCTTTAAAGAAATTGTCACTTTACTGGGTTGATATGAGTGATGAAATTTTCGAAAGATTTATATCTGGATGTCCTTCCTTGCAAGAACTAGTTATTGAAAATCCTTATTGGACGAACGACCTAAGTTTTAGTGCTCCAAACATTGCTAAATTATCTCTTTTTCTTACGTGTGATATTCAATTGTCTTATCCTTTTTCGCTTAATTTCCCCAACCTTAAAAGTTTGTATTTGGAAATCGACTTTTGGGAACTAAACATCATTGACGTTTCTTCTGTTCGTGATATCTACGTCAAATATTTTAAAGTTCCTGTGAATTTAAATTTAAATGGCGATGAATCATTTACAACCAAGAAAATGTTCGGAAAACTTGAAAATATTGAAGTTTTTCAACTGTCAAATGATGCTTCTAAG CCATTCCTCTATGCAATACAAGATGTACAACTTTTACGACATAAATGGAAGCATATAGTTTTGGAATTGCAGGAGCTCTCTAACCGGTGCCTTTTAGGCATTTATCATTTGATGACAAGTCTAAAACACTTGGAAGAACTCGATATATACACCACAAAG ACATTCAATGCTAGAACCTATTTACAACGACTTCCTTCTCCTTATGTGACGCCACAACTTAAGACCATCACCCTGTATGGCTATGGGAGAACTTGGAGGAATCAGCTTCAATTAATAGAATTCTTGCTCAAACGCGCAGCTGTCTTGGACAAATTAGTAATTGTCCCCATGAAAGGTCATCAATTAAAAGCAGAAAAGAAGCTTGAATTTGTTAAGGACGTTGCCAATTTCCGAAGGGCCTCACCAAGTGTCAGGGTAGTCTTTGCTTGA
- the LOC141594698 gene encoding F-box/FBD/LRR-repeat protein At5g56420-like, translating to MTSRIQNRIRSSEDNINVDRDRLSELPDDIIVRILSCMPTIDAVRTVLLRRFGNLWTFIHTLDFDMAEYVHKFCHRQKGCRRHIRWFYRFVHNVLMRHQNLSIERFHLCIENIDFNSYDKRERADLDILVWSRFELCQQAKEICISDKYCCNSILPNFTSQFLVTLELGFCKFQGEFQFELGFLKKLSLNRVWMTDESFQRFIRGCPSLQELVISNPFMMKQLSLSAPNIDKLSLILTENRRWENRLSLYFPNLKNLYLEIIPRQLDIVDVSSVRNIYIKYFLMKFISSDDLQFLHSIKKLQPSQCKWTRIVLELHDFCESCLLGIYDLMKSLEQLEELIIYTTEDFKVRGDLLRIGLPSPYVKPQLKTITLYGYRESWKSQIQLVKLLLKGAAALDELIIVPMNHRLEKEEELDFVKNVSSFPRASPTTRVIFS from the exons ATGACATCAAGGATCCAAAATCGTATACGTTCGTCAGAGGATAATATTAATGTCGACCGAGATAGATTGAGTGAATTACCAGATGATATAATTGTGCGCATTCTTTCATGTATGCCTACTATTGATGCTGTTAGAACTGTTTTACTTCGTCGCTTCGGAAACCTTTGGACCTTTATTCATACCCTTGACTTTGACATGGCTGAATATGTTCACAAGTTTTGTCATCGTCAGAAAGGCTGTCGCAGACATATTCGATGGTTTTATCGTTTCGTCCACAATGTGTTGATGCGTCACCAAAACCTCTCCATTGAGAGATTTCATCTTTGTATTGAAAATATAGATTTCAATTCTTATGACAAAAGAGAAAGGGCTGATCTTGATATACTAGTATGGTCGAGGTTTGAATTGTGCCAACAAGCTAAGGAAATCTGTATATCTGATAAATATTGTTGCAATTCCATCTTGCCTAATTTCACAAGTCAATTTCTTGTTACACTTGAACTCGGTTTTTGTAAATTCCAGGGAGAATTTCAATTCGAGCTAGGATTCCTAAAGAAGTTGTCACTTAACCGTGTTTGGATGACTGATGAAAGTTTccaaagatttatacgtggatgCCCTTCATTACAGGAACTTGTTATTTCGAATCCTTTTATGATGAAACAGCTAAGTTTAAGTGCTCCAAATATTGATAAATTATCTCTTATTCTTACGGAAAACCGTCGATGGGAAAATCGTCTATCGCTTTACTTTCCCAACCTTAAAAATTTGTATTTGGAAATTATACCAAGGCAACTAGATATCGTTGATGTTTCATCTGTCCGCAATATCTACATCAAatattttttaatgaagtttatCTCCAGTGACGATCTT CAATTCCTCCATTCAATTAAAAAATTGCAGCCCTCACAATGTAAATGGACGCGTATAGTTCTCGAATTACATGACTTCTGCGAAAGCTGCCTCTTAGGCATTTATGATTTGATGAAAAGTTTAGAACAATTGGAGGAACTCATTATATACACCACAGAG GATTTCAAAGTTAGGGGTGATTTGCTCCGAATCGGCCTTCCTTCCCCTTATGTGAAGCCGCAACTTAAGACCATCACTCTATATGGTTATCGGGAATCATGGAAAAGTCAGATTCAACTTGTAAAACTCTTGCTCAAAGGCGCAGCTGCCTTGGATGAATTGATAATTGTCCCCATGAATCACCggttagagaaagaggaggaGCTCGACTTTGTTAAGAATGTCTCAAGCTTCCCGAGAGCCTCACCAACTACGAGGGTAATCTTTTCCTGA